A single genomic interval of Lucilia cuprina isolate Lc7/37 chromosome 2, ASM2204524v1, whole genome shotgun sequence harbors:
- the LOC111681725 gene encoding wee1-like protein kinase — MAFRNSGSIEQMDSSIEMRSPSSPVCAILPRKLRFASPSKDEDEEAEESSKVIVKQKFNLRRNILDSDTTTKTTQKSETPTTMSISPPYRKVRALRLFDTPATPKTILEKSSGKCLNHLSAVAAADVTKRQESLFLKTVERPRSLPLHNRTLDHVMQQQTANVNPFTPDSLMAHNKKRCRTQFGRENLSNRSLQLFLNSDEDLVNDCEQAPEMHQAPKRLALQDTNISRYKKEFVELSVIGIGEFGMVYQCLNRLDGCIYAIKKSIKPVAGSSFEKQALNEVWAHAVLGKHDNVVRYYSAWAEDNHMLIQNEYCNGGSLQSLLQKRSLVESELRILLLHVAEGLRYIHSNDLVHMDLKSGNIFLTKVPSVHKTSMPPLTKECYETGMDGIYEELSNSEWLITYKIGDLGHVTSVNEPCVEEGDCRYLPKEILDDDFSNLFKADIFSLGLTLYEAAGGGPLPKNGPEWHDLRDGKVPDIPTLSREFNDLIKVMTHPDPQKRPSSTSIFNHSVLNSLESKSKAQLSQELTIEKRKNEILLRKLREARKTIKAYEHNAKGNHSSFNSPQMMSDQRCLRSCTRKKRTPCLNSKMDSLRDRNKNVINNLKY; from the exons ATGGCATTTCGCAACAGTGGCTCAATTGAGCAAATGGATTCAAGTATCGAAATGCGTTCTCCCTCTTCGCCTGTATGTGCTATATTGCCAAGAAAACTACGTTTTGCTTCACCTAGCAAAGATGAAGACGAAGAGGCGGAAGAATCATCGAAAGTAattgtcaaacaaaaatttaatttaagaagaAATATACTTGATAgtgatacaacaacaaaaaccacacAAAAGTCTGAGACACCAACAACAATGTCTATATCACCACCCTATCGTAAAGTAAGAGCATTAAGACTATTCGATACGCCTGCTACACCTAAAACAATTTTGGAGAAATCATCTGGTAAATGTTTAAATCATCTCTCAGCGGTGGCTGCTGCAGATGTGACCAAAAGACAAGAATCCTTATTTCTAAAGACAGTAGAAAGACCGCGTTCTCTGCCTTTGCATAATAGAACATTGGATCATGTCATGCAACAGCAAACGGCTAATGTAAATCCCTTTACACCAGACA GTTTAATGGCCCACAATAAGAAACGTTGTCGTACACAATTTGGACGGGAGAATCTAAGTAATAGATCATTGCAATTGTTTCTCAACAGTGACGAGGACTTAGTCAACGATTGTGAACAAGCGCCAGAAATGCATCAAGCACCAAAGCGTTTAGCTTTGCAGGATACAAACATTAGTcgctataaaaaagaatttgttgAGTTATCAGTAATTGGCATTGGAGAATTTGGTATGGTATATCAATGTCTCAATCGCCTAGATGGTTGTATTTATGCCATTAAAAAGAGTATTAAACCAGTAGCCGGTAGTTCTTTTGA AAAACAAGCTCTTAATGAGGTTTGGGCACATGCGGTATTGGGTAAACATGATAATGTTGTGCGTTATTATTCCGCCTGGGCGGAAGATAATCATATGCTTATACAAAATGAATATTGTAATGGTGGCAGCTTACAAAGTCTGCTACAAAAGCGATCTCTGGTCGAATCAGAATTAAGAATCTTACTCTTACATGTGGCCGAAGGTTTACGTTATATACACTCCAACGATTTGGTACATATGGATCTGAAATCGGGCAATATATTTCTAACAAAAGTACCATCAGTACATAAAACATCAATGCCTCCTTTGACCAAAGAATGCTACGAAACCGGTATGGATGGCATCTATGAAGAACTAAGCAATTCCGAATGGTTGATTACATACAAAATTGGTGATCTGGGACATGTGACGTCGGTCAATGAACCCTGTGTGGAGGAGGGAGATTGCCGCTATTTACCTAAGGAAATTTTAGATGATGATTTTTCAAATCTCTTTAAGGCTGATATATTTTCACTGGGTCTAACGTTATATGAAGCGGCTGGTGGTGGACCGCTACCAAAAAATGGACCCGAATGGCATGATCTAAGAGATGGCAAAGTACCGGATATACCAACATTAAGTCGAGAATTTAATGATCTAATTAAAGTGATGACTCATCCAGATCCTCAGAAAAGACCATCATCTACATCAATTTTTAATCATTC cGTTTTAAATTCTTTGGAATCTAAGAGCAAAGCTCAACTAAGCCAGGAATTAACTATAGAAAAacgtaaaaatgaaatattattacGAAAACTAAGGGAAGCACGTAAAACTATTAAAGCTTATGAACATAATGCGAAag GCAATCATTCTAGTTTTAATAGTCCTCAAATGATGTCAGATCAACGTTGCTTACGTTCATGTACACGCAAAAAGCGTACGCCTTGTCTAAATTCCAAGATGGATAGTCTTCGTGATCgcaacaaaaatgttattaataatctaaaatattaa